GGCTTACTGGAGCAGTCCTTTTAACCTGAATTCTGAGGAAAGCGGCGTGATTACCTATTCGGTACCGCTGAGAACAGAGGACGGAACCCTTTACGGGGTTATGGGCGTTGAAGTTTCAACGGATTATCTTCAGAAGATTCTTCCGAACACAGAGCTTGACGCCAACAAAAACGCTTCCTATCTGCTGGCGATGGATTCCAATAATGACGAAAGCTTTCAAAATGTGGTAACCACCGGAACGGCCTATAAACGGCTTGCCGGAAATGCGGATCATACCACCTTTGAATCGGAGCCATATTATAAAAGCATCTATTCCATCAAAAAGAATGAGCGAATTACAGAGGACGCCCTCGGCGCGGTTCAGTACCTGAATCTGTACAATAGCAACACGCCTTTTTCGGGCGACAAATGGGCGCTTGTCGGCGTGACCACCAACAAGAACCTGTTTGCTTTTTCGGATATGGTTATCCGGATGGTAATGATCGCTCTGGTTATTTCGCTGGCCATCGGCCTGATCGGCATTCTGGTAGCTGGAATCCATTTTACCAGGCCCATTACAACGCTGGTGCAGCAGGTTAAAAAAAGCAATCCGAGGATGCCGGTAAACCTCAATAAAACGAACATCACCGAGATTGATGAGCTGGCCGGCGCCGTCGAAACCCTGAGCCAGGATGTGGCCAGCTCCGCCTCGAAGCTTTCACGCATTATCGCCATTGCGGGGATACCAATTGCGGCTTTTGAAATCAATAAGGTGACGGATGAGGTCTACTGCACCGACAGCTTTTTCAAGATGCTGAATCTGGCGCAGGTGGAAAAGACCGTAGACAGCCTGAATAAAAAGAGCTTTAAAGAGATTATGCACGGCCTTAAGATTCTGAGTCAGGATTTTGATGCCCAGACCAATGTGTCGGTTATTGAGATTATGGACCGGAACAAGCAGAGCAGGTGGATTGAGGTCAAGCTGGTTGAGGATGACATCAATATTCTCGGGGTTATCCGGGATGTTACCATCGAGACACAGGAACGATTAAAAATCGAGCATGAACGCGACTACGATATTTTGACCAACCTGTTGAACCGGAGGGCCTTCTACGCCGCGCTGAACGAGTGCTTTGCAGCGCCAGAGACGCTTAAAACTGCGGCGGTTCTCATGCTTGACCTGGACAATCTGAAATACATCAACGATACCTATGGTCATGATTTTGGGGATGAATACATACGAAGCACAGCCAATGTGCTCAAGCAGTTTGCGTCTCCCAACGCGATTTTTGCACGAATATCCGGCGACGAATTTTATGCTTTGATCTACGGCTACGACAATAAGGATCAGATCCGCCCGATTATTTCACAGATCCGGCAGAGGCTTTTGCACACGGCCTTCCCGCTGCTGAATGATCCGGACCTTAAGATCCGGGCCTCGGGCGGCGTGGCCTGGTATCCGGACGATTCACCGTCCTACGAGGTGCTTTTAAAATATGCCGATTTTGCCATGTATCAGATTAAGAATTCGGTCAAGGGCGAGTTTTGCGAGTTCGATTCAAAGAGCTACAGCGAGAATGCCTATCTTCTTGAAAATAAGGAGGAACTGAATAAATTCATTGACGGTAATCTGGTGGACTACCATTTCCAGCCGATTGTGGATATACGCGATGGGCAGATTATCGGCTATGAGGCACTTATGCGGTCCAGACTCTCAACGCTGAAGACGCCTATGGAAATTCTGGCCCTGGCCAAATCCCAGTCCAAGCTTCATCAGATCGAGTGGCTGACCTGGTTTAACAGCCTGAAAGCCCTCAAGGCGAATCAGGAGGCCTTTGGCGGCGCGCGGATGTTTATCAACTCCATTTCAAACCAGCTGCTGTCCAGTGATGAAATGGAAAGGCTGGAGCAGCTTTATCAGCCCCTTCTGGGCCAGATTGTCGTTGAGTTGACAGAGGAGGAGCGCACAAATGAAACCTTTACGCGCAAAAAACAGCGCTATATCAGAAACTGGGGAGCCGGCCTGGCCCTGGATGACTTTGGGACAGGCTATAACAGCGACGCGAGCCTGCTCTTTATAACACCGGATTATGTTAAAATTGATATGTCGATTGTCCAGAATATAGATAAGGATGTTAACCGGCAAAAGCTTCTGCGGAACCTGGTAACCTATTTCAAAGAAAGAAAAATCAAGGTCATTGCCGAAGGCGTAGAGACCGCCAGCGAGTTGCACGAGCTCATCCGTTTTGGCGTGGATTATGTCCAGGGCTACTATCTTGGCAGGCCGGATATACACCCGCAGCGGCTGACAGAGGAACAGGTTGCAGAGATTTTACACCTGAACGAGCAAGTCAGAAATGAAGCATAAAAAGAAAACCCGGAAAGGCTATCCGGGTTTTTTTAATGGTTGCAGTAATTATAAACGGAACCGACGCTCAGGCCAAAGTTTTCCGCGATTTCGGCATAGGTACAGCCCTTTGCGCGGTAGTGCTTAATCTGTTCAATATCCTTGCTGTTCAGCTTGCGCTTTCTGCCGGCGCCGCGGCTGTTCTGAGCCTCAAGCTGAGCCTCGAGCTGTGAAATATAGTCTTTTTTTGTCTGGAGCTGTTCCTCCAGCAGCCGGATTTGTTCGTATGGGTCCATGAGAATGACTCCTTTCAAAAATTAATTTATGAATATATTATACCGGATATTCCTTAAAATTTCAATAATTAATTTTTGAAAGAGCAGATATTTGTGGAAAGCTTTTCTTTTCACTTTAAAAAATGCCTGAAATAGTATAAAATAGAGATAATAGGAATGAAAGAGAGAAAATGTTTTGAGAAAATTTCTGAGCGGCAGCATCGAAAAATTATTCAGCAAGCTTGAGGAAAACCGCATACTGACAGCCATACGTGACGGTATGATCCTGGCCATTCCCTGGATCATGGCCGGGTCCTTTGCGCTGCTGCTTAAGAGCCTGCCGATTCCGGCTTACAAGGTTTTTTTAGAGACTTTTCTGAATGGTTTTTTCTTGAACATGCTCCTGTTGATCAACGATGCGACCCTAGGGATTATCGCACTGATTTTGCTGCTGACGATCAGCCTTAGCTTTGAAAAGCAGACCGACACGGAAAATCTGGGACTCTTGCCGTTGATCAGCCTCTGTGCCTACATTGCCTTTGCCTACAATATTGAAACCGGATTTACCTTTGAGATCTTTCAGAGCACCTGGCTTTTTAACGCCGTGGTGGTCTCGATTGCGACCTGTCTGTTATATGATAAGCTGTCAAGCCTGTTTTCAAACGCCTTTAAATCTTATTCGGAGGGGGCAGATAATCATTTTAACCAGGTGCTGGCAGCACTGGTGCCGGGCACATTGATTATTTTTCTGTTTGCCCTTTTAAACAATATGATGGTGATGGTTTTTGGCGTCCCCAATTTTCAGCTGGTGGTGTCCGATTACCTCTTTAATATCTTTCAGCATTTTGGGCGGGGACTGGGCAGCGCGCTTTTCTTTGTGTTTATTATGCATTTTATGTGGTTTTTCGGCGTGCACGGCGCCAATATGCTGGACGATGTCGCCAAGACCTTTTTCAGCCAGGGACCGTGGATTGCGACCAAGACCTTTTTTGATACCTTTATCTTTTTTGGCGGCTGCGGGGCGCTGCTGTGCCTGGTGGTGGCCATCTTTATTGGCGAACGGCGGAAAAGCGTAAGGGAGCTCTCCGCCATCGCGACCTTTCCTGTCCTGTTTAACATGAATGAGCTGATCCTCTTTGGCATACCGGTGGTTTTTAACCCCATTTATTTTGTGCCTTTTATCGTCACGCCGCTGGTACTGACGCTTATCAGCTACGGGGCTTTCTATTTTGGCCTTGTACCGATGATTACCAGCACCGTGGAGTGGACAAGCCCGATTTTTCTGAGCGGCTACGCGGCCACGGGCTCCATTGCCGGGAGCCTGCTCCAGCTCGTCAATCTGGCAGTGGGCATTGGAATTTACCTGCCCTTTGTGTATCTGTCCCAAAAGCAGCAGCTTAAAACCCTGACGCGCCAGATTGACGAGCTCAGCGATGTGGTTAAAAGGGCTGAGGAGAGCGGTGAGCAGCCGGTTCTGCTCAGCCGCGGCGGACGGCTTTCAACCGTGGCAAAGGGCCTTGTCAGCGAATTGCGGCGCGATATCCGAAGCCGCAGCATCAATCTTTACTACCAGCCCCAGGTCAATGCAGAGGGCCGGGTGATTGGGGCAGAGGCCCTGTTGAGGTGGAAGCACCCTGTGGCCGGCTTCCTCTATCCGCCGCTGGTCATCGCGCTGGCCGAGGAGGCGGGTCTTCTGGAGGAGCTCGGCCGGATCATTACCGAAACGGCCTGTGACGATTTGGAGGGGCTTCAGCCCTGGATTGACGACCGGTTTATGATTTCTGTCAACCTGACGGCAAGCCAGCTTGAAAATCCAAAGATTCCTGAGCAGATGAGGGAGTTGCTGGACCGCCATAGCTTCAGGCCCAGCCAGCTGGGGCTTGAGCTGACCGAACAGATGGCATTGTCCAGCTCTCAGGCTATGACAAACCGTTTGATGGCACTTCATGAAATGGGCATGCCGCTGATTATGGATGATTTTGGCATGGGGCACAGCTCGCTCATGTACCTGCAGAATAACCAGTTTGACATTGTCAAGCTCGACGGCTCCCTTGTCAAGCAGCTGATGAGCAATAAACGCAGCAGCGACATTATCTCCTCGATTATCTACCTGTCCCATTCCCTCAAATTTGAGGTGCTGGCCGAGTTCGTGGAGACAGCTGAACAGCGTGACGCGCTGCTGGAGCTGGGGTGCAGGAATTATCAGGGCTATCTGTACAGCCCGGCAATCCCCATTGATGCGCTGAGGCTTTTTATACAGAAAATAGACTGAAATAACGCCGGTAACCAGGGGGTTACCGGCATTTTAAAATGGGTACAATTGTTGTAACAGCAAGGGAGAAATGATCAATGAAACTAAGCAGTATTAAAGCACCAGATTACAAACAGTTGAAAAATTGGGCGGCTTCGCCCCATAAACCCTCTCCAAGCGACCAGGTTCCTTCATTTTTGGAGGAGGGGCCTGCGCATAAAACAGCCGATGTTTTTTTTATTCACCCGACCACTTACCTGTGCCAGCGCCATGGGCGCTGCAGCATTATGCTTGACCGTACAGAGGTAAACCGGATGAGGGCGCGGGCTAATGATGAGCCGTGGAACAGCGATACAGACGATACAGCGCTGAATGCCTTTACCGACCGCGGCACCATCCGGATGCAGGCCAGCGTGTTTAACCAATGCGCCCGGGTGTTTGCGCCGCGGTACCGCCAGGCCCATGTCAAAACCTTTTTTCTGAAACCCTCGGACGCGGTTCAGGCCGCCTTTGATATGGCCTACTCAGACATCAGCAGTGCCTTCAGTTACTATCTTGAGCATGAGAACAACGGCCGGCCGATTATCCTTGCGGGACACAGCCAGGGAAGCTTTCACGGGCTTCGGCTGCTGAAGGAATTTTTTGACGGTACGAGCCTTCAGAAGCAGCTTGTGTGCGCTTATCTGCCGGGCTTTCAGATACCCCACGCCCATTTCAGCCAGCTGCCCTTTGCCAACACGCCGGAGATGACCGGCGGTTATCTGGGCTGGCGGAGCTACCAGCGCGGAACAGTGCCCGAGGATCTGCCAGCTGAAAAAGGGGACTCGCTGTGTGTCAACCCCTTTGTCTGGAGCGATACCATCGCTAAAATATCCCCTGGAAAGAGACGCTGTGGCATTGAAGACTGCAGCCATGTCATGCCAGGGGGCATGGCGGCGGCCATAGAACCCAGGACAGGGGTGCTGCTGGTGGACCTGCCGGACAAAGCGCCTGGAAAGATGAAAGGGCATCAGAACCTGCATCTCTATGACTACAGCCTTTTCTGGTTCTGCATCCGGGAGAATGCAGCGCACAGGGCGCACGGCTTTATTGATAAACAATAAAAAAGTCTTGCCGTTCAATAAGGATTGTGGTATCTTAAGGATAAGGAGGAGGTTGTATAATGTGGAATGAAACAAAAAGCCTGGCCTTATCCAAGCTGTGCGTAAAGCTCTTTATGGCTTTGCTCATTGGTCTGGGGGTCAGCGTGCCTTTCTGGCTGAGAAGCCTGCTGGCTTTTTACGCAGCGCTTGGGCTGGAGGGCTTTTACAGCTGTTTTCTGGT
This region of Eubacterium sp. 1001713B170207_170306_E7 genomic DNA includes:
- a CDS encoding EAL domain-containing protein, which gives rise to MAKHKFLDWGNRSIIRKLFTPMIIVMVIQAILFSMVILWGGTIEQLNNNALDILNERVINRKNYLENEMIQRWSNVDESVKSINSTVGRVLAEKNASVQDIGTNPALPEAIVSSNTQNLIYLIRKNFVTGAFIVLTGNDTNYELEPGQSVQKTSLYIRDADPGSDVVDNSDLSLERAPVAVTKATNVTMATGWAPLLSFTGDEPDASAFYYKPLKAASENPELAYSDLAYWSSPFNLNSEESGVITYSVPLRTEDGTLYGVMGVEVSTDYLQKILPNTELDANKNASYLLAMDSNNDESFQNVVTTGTAYKRLAGNADHTTFESEPYYKSIYSIKKNERITEDALGAVQYLNLYNSNTPFSGDKWALVGVTTNKNLFAFSDMVIRMVMIALVISLAIGLIGILVAGIHFTRPITTLVQQVKKSNPRMPVNLNKTNITEIDELAGAVETLSQDVASSASKLSRIIAIAGIPIAAFEINKVTDEVYCTDSFFKMLNLAQVEKTVDSLNKKSFKEIMHGLKILSQDFDAQTNVSVIEIMDRNKQSRWIEVKLVEDDINILGVIRDVTIETQERLKIEHERDYDILTNLLNRRAFYAALNECFAAPETLKTAAVLMLDLDNLKYINDTYGHDFGDEYIRSTANVLKQFASPNAIFARISGDEFYALIYGYDNKDQIRPIISQIRQRLLHTAFPLLNDPDLKIRASGGVAWYPDDSPSYEVLLKYADFAMYQIKNSVKGEFCEFDSKSYSENAYLLENKEELNKFIDGNLVDYHFQPIVDIRDGQIIGYEALMRSRLSTLKTPMEILALAKSQSKLHQIEWLTWFNSLKALKANQEAFGGARMFINSISNQLLSSDEMERLEQLYQPLLGQIVVELTEEERTNETFTRKKQRYIRNWGAGLALDDFGTGYNSDASLLFITPDYVKIDMSIVQNIDKDVNRQKLLRNLVTYFKERKIKVIAEGVETASELHELIRFGVDYVQGYYLGRPDIHPQRLTEEQVAEILHLNEQVRNEA
- a CDS encoding helix-turn-helix domain-containing protein; translated protein: MDPYEQIRLLEEQLQTKKDYISQLEAQLEAQNSRGAGRKRKLNSKDIEQIKHYRAKGCTYAEIAENFGLSVGSVYNYCNH
- a CDS encoding EAL domain-containing protein, with amino-acid sequence MRKFLSGSIEKLFSKLEENRILTAIRDGMILAIPWIMAGSFALLLKSLPIPAYKVFLETFLNGFFLNMLLLINDATLGIIALILLLTISLSFEKQTDTENLGLLPLISLCAYIAFAYNIETGFTFEIFQSTWLFNAVVVSIATCLLYDKLSSLFSNAFKSYSEGADNHFNQVLAALVPGTLIIFLFALLNNMMVMVFGVPNFQLVVSDYLFNIFQHFGRGLGSALFFVFIMHFMWFFGVHGANMLDDVAKTFFSQGPWIATKTFFDTFIFFGGCGALLCLVVAIFIGERRKSVRELSAIATFPVLFNMNELILFGIPVVFNPIYFVPFIVTPLVLTLISYGAFYFGLVPMITSTVEWTSPIFLSGYAATGSIAGSLLQLVNLAVGIGIYLPFVYLSQKQQLKTLTRQIDELSDVVKRAEESGEQPVLLSRGGRLSTVAKGLVSELRRDIRSRSINLYYQPQVNAEGRVIGAEALLRWKHPVAGFLYPPLVIALAEEAGLLEELGRIITETACDDLEGLQPWIDDRFMISVNLTASQLENPKIPEQMRELLDRHSFRPSQLGLELTEQMALSSSQAMTNRLMALHEMGMPLIMDDFGMGHSSLMYLQNNQFDIVKLDGSLVKQLMSNKRSSDIISSIIYLSHSLKFEVLAEFVETAEQRDALLELGCRNYQGYLYSPAIPIDALRLFIQKID
- a CDS encoding DUF3089 domain-containing protein; the protein is MKLSSIKAPDYKQLKNWAASPHKPSPSDQVPSFLEEGPAHKTADVFFIHPTTYLCQRHGRCSIMLDRTEVNRMRARANDEPWNSDTDDTALNAFTDRGTIRMQASVFNQCARVFAPRYRQAHVKTFFLKPSDAVQAAFDMAYSDISSAFSYYLEHENNGRPIILAGHSQGSFHGLRLLKEFFDGTSLQKQLVCAYLPGFQIPHAHFSQLPFANTPEMTGGYLGWRSYQRGTVPEDLPAEKGDSLCVNPFVWSDTIAKISPGKRRCGIEDCSHVMPGGMAAAIEPRTGVLLVDLPDKAPGKMKGHQNLHLYDYSLFWFCIRENAAHRAHGFIDKQ